The sequence below is a genomic window from Colletotrichum destructivum chromosome 4, complete sequence.
TCCGCGCGGTGCCCGCAGAGTATCCGATCGATCAACTGTCGTCCAAGGCATGGGGCAAGGGAGACGACTTCATCCTCGACTTCGGCATCCACATGGTGGGATACCTCTCGATGAGGCTCGAGTCCCGCGGCTCGCACATGGACGCCCCGTGCAGATTGCGTTTTACCTTTGGCGAGTCTCCCTTGGATGTGACGCTTGGCATGGACAACGTCAAGACATGGATCAGCACGAGCTGGCTGCCGGACGAGATTATCAACATCGACATGTGTCCCGAGCTTATTTCCTTGTCTCGCCGCTACTCGTTCCGCTTCTTGCGAGTCGAAGTTATCGACACCTCGCCCAAGTACAAGGTTGCGTTCTCCGAGGTCAAGTGCGAGTGCGTCAGCGCCATTGGTCAAGACCATTCTCTCGAGGCTTTGCAGTTCGATGACGCACTCCTCCAGAAGATTGACCATGTCAGCATCTCGACCCTGAGGGACTGCATGCAGACTGTTTTCGAAGACGGTCCGAGACGAGATCGACGCCTCTGGAGCGGCGATCTCCGGCTTCAAGCTCTTGCAAACTACAGCACCTTCCGGGACTTTGACCTCGTCAAGAGGTGCATCTTCCAGTTCGCCGCCGTGGTCCGTGAAGACGACTCGCTGCCTGCCTGCATCTTTGAGCAACCACAGCTGACGCCGTCAACGGACTACATCGTGGACTACGACGCTCTCTTCGCTGCCATAACCTACGACTATGTGGTTGCATCTGGGGATACAACCGCTGGTCACAGTCTCTGGCCTACGGTTTTGGGCTGTGTCAAGCGAGCAATCAGCCATCTGGACTCTACCACATATGCATTCGACGAGACAAAGAGTGAAGGATGGAAGTTCCTTGACTGGCAGCCTGGTCTCGAACATAGCGCAGGACTCCACGGCgttcttctgttctgcctGAAAGCAGCTAACGCCCTGGCCAAactcctcgacaaggaggcCCCATTCGAGGACCTCGTGGCCAAAATGACCGAAGCCGCAAAGGTTTTCCTATCGCCAGACAACCGCTTTTTCGTGTCCGGGCCCAAGTCGCAAGTCAGCTTcgcctcggcatcgtggcTCGTGCTGGCCGGGGCATTCCCGCCGGATGTGGCACGGAAAGCATTGCTCAATACCCTCGCCCACCCCGATGCCGTCAAACCCCTGACGCCCTACCTCTGGCACCACGTCTGC
It includes:
- a CDS encoding Putative six-hairpin glycosidase superfamily, alpha-L-rhamnosidase, six-hairpin glycosidase translates to MADAPEDMVESVLPTRWNRDFERIANDLCPKLHRWTRTPRRVIKFDKDENQYFGVRAVPAEYPIDQLSSKAWGKGDDFILDFGIHMVGYLSMRLESRGSHMDAPCRLRFTFGESPLDVTLGMDNVKTWISTSWLPDEIINIDMCPELISLSRRYSFRFLRVEVIDTSPKYKVAFSEVKCECVSAIGQDHSLEALQFDDALLQKIDHVSISTLRDCMQTVFEDGPRRDRRLWSGDLRLQALANYSTFRDFDLVKRCIFQFAAVVREDDSLPACIFEQPQLTPSTDYIVDYDALFAAITYDYVVASGDTTAGHSLWPTVLGCVKRAISHLDSTTYAFDETKSEGWKFLDWQPGLEHSAGLHGVLLFCLKAANALAKLLDKEAPFEDLVAKMTEAAKVFLSPDNRFFVSGPKSQVSFASASWLVLAGAFPPDVARKALLNTLAHPDAVKPLTPYLWHHVCDALATVGCFEKCVEIMTSYWGGMVQAGADTFWECFNPEDPRASPYGDVRNNSFCHAWSCTPTYLLREKLRDFVGVKGTTSVTVGRLDEDWIMSETVA